One Engystomops pustulosus chromosome 7, aEngPut4.maternal, whole genome shotgun sequence DNA window includes the following coding sequences:
- the LOC140071330 gene encoding tumor susceptibility gene 101 protein-like gives MAMSEVLLSRMLGKYKYRDQTVREIMNVTGLYADLRPLPDNYVFNDGTSRELLSLAGTIPVPYKGNTYNIPICLWLLDTYPYIPPICFVKPASTMSIKTGKYVDANGKIYHPYLHDWKHPPSNLLGLIQILIVVFGEEPPVFSRSSAPAPYMYPATGPPNSASVNPRTETAEAATQTAPYVDPEGQKAFDLYLDCLQKIREAVNDTEAKLLSLKDMEL, from the exons ATGGCGATGTCAGAGGTTCTGCTGAGCAGGATGCTGGGCAAG TACAAATACAGAGACCAGACCGTGCGGGAGATCATGAATGTCACCGGGCTCTACGCGGACCTCAGACCATTACCTGACAATTACG TATTCAATGACGGCACGTCCAGAGAGCTCCTGAGCCTCGCGGGCACCATTCCTGTACCCTACAAAG GTAACACGTACAACATCCCTATATGTCTGTGGCTGCTGGACACCTACCCGTACATTCCCCCAATCTGCTTTGTTAAACCTGCAAGTACAATGTCAATAAAAACCGGAAAATACGTAGACGCTAATGGCAAGATTTACCACCCGTACCTGCACGATTGGAAACAC CCTCCGTCTAACCTGCTGGGGTTAATCCAGATCCTGATTGTTGTATTTGGAGAGGAGCCACCAGTTTTCTCTCGATCCTCTGCACCAGCTCCATACATGTACCCGGCCACCGGACCTCCCAACA GTGCCAGCGTTAATCCTCGGACTGAAACAGCGGAAGCTGCCACACAGACCGCACCAT ATGTCGACCCTGAAGGCCAGAAGGCATTTGACTTATACCTGGACTGTCTGCAGAAGATCAGGGAGGCCGTCAATGACACCGAGGCCAAACTCTTATCTCTGAAGGACATGGAGCTGTGA
- the UEVLD gene encoding ubiquitin-conjugating enzyme E2 variant 3 isoform X2 — protein sequence MGIRVGKHIDSHGRIYLPYLQNWSHPKSTILGLIKEMAVTFEDELPLYSLSAAEAARQKELLSFISKVTDGVSNVDVTAKSGCKVTVIGGGDLALACLLAISAKRSADKLVLLDVSDGGSKGGGATDLELFPVPNVEVTTDVSSVADSKVIVITVNSWSNAQSYLEVLQSNVDLLRGFIPAVSYYCPNSVLVVASQPVEIMTYVAWKLSGLPHRQVIGIGCNLDSARFQQIVKTLASSSEESQSGWIIGEQGADKVAAWSDPESANNHKATKIYPKLFQEQLTNKAMEVMKGKGQRSWSIGLSVADLTDTIVQNKKKIHSVSSFAKGFFNIQNEVFLSVPCLLGDGGVLGNPQILQHEDRVSDALHKSAASISDLQQQLSL from the exons ATGGGGATTCGGGTCGGGAAGCACATAGATAGTCATGGCCGGATCTATCTGCCGTACCTCCAGAACTGGAGCCAT CCCAAGTCTACAATCCTCGGCCTGATCAAAGAAATGGCGGTGACATTTGAGGATGAGCTCCCGCTGTATTCCCTCTCGGCTGCAGAAGCCGCCAGACAGAAGGAGCTCCTCTCTTTCATCTCCAAGGTCACGGATG GTGTGTCCAACGTAGACGTCACTGCAAAAAGTGGCTGTAAAGTCAccgtgattggaggaggagatttGGCGCTGGCTTGTCTATTGGCTATATCAGCAAAG AGATCGGCAGACAAGCTTGTTCTTCTTGACGTCAGTGATGGCGGATCAAAAGGGGGCGGAGCCACAGACCTGGAACTTTTTCCCGTTCCTAATGTGGAAGTCACTACAG ATGTGTCTTCTGTTGCCGATTCAAAAGTCATAGTCATAACCGTGAACTCCTGGAGTAACGCTCAGTCCTACCTGGAGGTCTTACAGAGTAATGTAGATCTGCTACGTGGATTTATACCAGCCGTGTCCTATTACTGTCCCAATAGCGTCCTGGTAGTTGCTTCCCAGCCAG TGGAGATAATGACCTACGTGGCCTGGAAACTGAGTGGACTCCCCCACAGACAGGTCATAGGTATCGGCTGTAACTTGGACTCTGCGCGGTTTCAGCAGATTGTTAAAACTTTGGCCAGTTCTTCCGAGGAGTCGCAGTCGGGCTGGATTATTGGGGAGCAAGGAGCAGACAAAG TGGCAGCTTGGAGCGACCCAGAATCTGCAAATAATCACAAAGCTACCAAAATATACCCCAAACTCTTCCAGGAACAGCTAACAAACAA AGCTATGGAGGTCATGAAAGGCAAAGGTCAGAGGTCATGGTCTATCGGGCTTTCTGTAGCTGACCTCACAGACACCATTGTGCAAAATAAGAAGAAGATTCATTCCGTTTCTTCGTTTGCGAAG GGTTTCTTCAACATCCAAAATGAAGTGTTTCTGAGCGTGCCCTGCCTCCTGGGAGATGGTGGGGTACTCGGGAACCCCCAGATCCTACAACATGAAGATCGTGTATCTGACGCCTTACATAAAAGTGCCGCCTCTATCTCTGACCTGCAGCAGCAGCTGAGCCTGTGA
- the UEVLD gene encoding ubiquitin-conjugating enzyme E2 variant 3 isoform X1, translating into MEFSAEVMRQRLGKYKFRDLTIEELKDIHRAFPSFLYSIDTYTFKDGSQKDLLNLSGTVPMKFQGNSYNIPVCLWLLDSHPFAPPLCFLKPTQNMGIRVGKHIDSHGRIYLPYLQNWSHPKSTILGLIKEMAVTFEDELPLYSLSAAEAARQKELLSFISKVTDGVSNVDVTAKSGCKVTVIGGGDLALACLLAISAKRSADKLVLLDVSDGGSKGGGATDLELFPVPNVEVTTDVSSVADSKVIVITVNSWSNAQSYLEVLQSNVDLLRGFIPAVSYYCPNSVLVVASQPVEIMTYVAWKLSGLPHRQVIGIGCNLDSARFQQIVKTLASSSEESQSGWIIGEQGADKVAAWSDPESANNHKATKIYPKLFQEQLTNKAMEVMKGKGQRSWSIGLSVADLTDTIVQNKKKIHSVSSFAKGFFNIQNEVFLSVPCLLGDGGVLGNPQILQHEDRVSDALHKSAASISDLQQQLSL; encoded by the exons ATGGAGTTCAGTGCGGAGGTGATGAGGCAGCGGCTCGGGAAG TATAAATTTCGAGACCTGACGATAGAAGAGCTGAAGGACATACACCGCGCCTTCCCCTCCTTCCTCTATTCCATAGACACCTACA cgTTTAAAGATGGATCCCAGAAAGATTTGTTGAATCTTTCAGGAACAGTTCCCATGAAGTTCCAGG GTAACTCCTATAACATCCCGGTTTGCCTGTGGCTCCTGGATTCGCACCCTTTTGCTCCTCCGCTCTGTTTTCTGAAACCAACACAGAACATGGGGATTCGGGTCGGGAAGCACATAGATAGTCATGGCCGGATCTATCTGCCGTACCTCCAGAACTGGAGCCAT CCCAAGTCTACAATCCTCGGCCTGATCAAAGAAATGGCGGTGACATTTGAGGATGAGCTCCCGCTGTATTCCCTCTCGGCTGCAGAAGCCGCCAGACAGAAGGAGCTCCTCTCTTTCATCTCCAAGGTCACGGATG GTGTGTCCAACGTAGACGTCACTGCAAAAAGTGGCTGTAAAGTCAccgtgattggaggaggagatttGGCGCTGGCTTGTCTATTGGCTATATCAGCAAAG AGATCGGCAGACAAGCTTGTTCTTCTTGACGTCAGTGATGGCGGATCAAAAGGGGGCGGAGCCACAGACCTGGAACTTTTTCCCGTTCCTAATGTGGAAGTCACTACAG ATGTGTCTTCTGTTGCCGATTCAAAAGTCATAGTCATAACCGTGAACTCCTGGAGTAACGCTCAGTCCTACCTGGAGGTCTTACAGAGTAATGTAGATCTGCTACGTGGATTTATACCAGCCGTGTCCTATTACTGTCCCAATAGCGTCCTGGTAGTTGCTTCCCAGCCAG TGGAGATAATGACCTACGTGGCCTGGAAACTGAGTGGACTCCCCCACAGACAGGTCATAGGTATCGGCTGTAACTTGGACTCTGCGCGGTTTCAGCAGATTGTTAAAACTTTGGCCAGTTCTTCCGAGGAGTCGCAGTCGGGCTGGATTATTGGGGAGCAAGGAGCAGACAAAG TGGCAGCTTGGAGCGACCCAGAATCTGCAAATAATCACAAAGCTACCAAAATATACCCCAAACTCTTCCAGGAACAGCTAACAAACAA AGCTATGGAGGTCATGAAAGGCAAAGGTCAGAGGTCATGGTCTATCGGGCTTTCTGTAGCTGACCTCACAGACACCATTGTGCAAAATAAGAAGAAGATTCATTCCGTTTCTTCGTTTGCGAAG GGTTTCTTCAACATCCAAAATGAAGTGTTTCTGAGCGTGCCCTGCCTCCTGGGAGATGGTGGGGTACTCGGGAACCCCCAGATCCTACAACATGAAGATCGTGTATCTGACGCCTTACATAAAAGTGCCGCCTCTATCTCTGACCTGCAGCAGCAGCTGAGCCTGTGA
- the UEVLD gene encoding ubiquitin-conjugating enzyme E2 variant 3 isoform X3, with amino-acid sequence MAVTFEDELPLYSLSAAEAARQKELLSFISKVTDGVSNVDVTAKSGCKVTVIGGGDLALACLLAISAKRSADKLVLLDVSDGGSKGGGATDLELFPVPNVEVTTDVSSVADSKVIVITVNSWSNAQSYLEVLQSNVDLLRGFIPAVSYYCPNSVLVVASQPVEIMTYVAWKLSGLPHRQVIGIGCNLDSARFQQIVKTLASSSEESQSGWIIGEQGADKVAAWSDPESANNHKATKIYPKLFQEQLTNKAMEVMKGKGQRSWSIGLSVADLTDTIVQNKKKIHSVSSFAKGFFNIQNEVFLSVPCLLGDGGVLGNPQILQHEDRVSDALHKSAASISDLQQQLSL; translated from the exons ATGGCGGTGACATTTGAGGATGAGCTCCCGCTGTATTCCCTCTCGGCTGCAGAAGCCGCCAGACAGAAGGAGCTCCTCTCTTTCATCTCCAAGGTCACGGATG GTGTGTCCAACGTAGACGTCACTGCAAAAAGTGGCTGTAAAGTCAccgtgattggaggaggagatttGGCGCTGGCTTGTCTATTGGCTATATCAGCAAAG AGATCGGCAGACAAGCTTGTTCTTCTTGACGTCAGTGATGGCGGATCAAAAGGGGGCGGAGCCACAGACCTGGAACTTTTTCCCGTTCCTAATGTGGAAGTCACTACAG ATGTGTCTTCTGTTGCCGATTCAAAAGTCATAGTCATAACCGTGAACTCCTGGAGTAACGCTCAGTCCTACCTGGAGGTCTTACAGAGTAATGTAGATCTGCTACGTGGATTTATACCAGCCGTGTCCTATTACTGTCCCAATAGCGTCCTGGTAGTTGCTTCCCAGCCAG TGGAGATAATGACCTACGTGGCCTGGAAACTGAGTGGACTCCCCCACAGACAGGTCATAGGTATCGGCTGTAACTTGGACTCTGCGCGGTTTCAGCAGATTGTTAAAACTTTGGCCAGTTCTTCCGAGGAGTCGCAGTCGGGCTGGATTATTGGGGAGCAAGGAGCAGACAAAG TGGCAGCTTGGAGCGACCCAGAATCTGCAAATAATCACAAAGCTACCAAAATATACCCCAAACTCTTCCAGGAACAGCTAACAAACAA AGCTATGGAGGTCATGAAAGGCAAAGGTCAGAGGTCATGGTCTATCGGGCTTTCTGTAGCTGACCTCACAGACACCATTGTGCAAAATAAGAAGAAGATTCATTCCGTTTCTTCGTTTGCGAAG GGTTTCTTCAACATCCAAAATGAAGTGTTTCTGAGCGTGCCCTGCCTCCTGGGAGATGGTGGGGTACTCGGGAACCCCCAGATCCTACAACATGAAGATCGTGTATCTGACGCCTTACATAAAAGTGCCGCCTCTATCTCTGACCTGCAGCAGCAGCTGAGCCTGTGA